A window of the Rhodothermales bacterium genome harbors these coding sequences:
- a CDS encoding (2Fe-2S)-binding protein, with amino-acid sequence MSGVSRRDFLSTAGLGVFGLATVGSSVEKDAPDDDRVVAPGQRIPVVLNINGKEHRLLVESRWSLLFALREQIGLTGSKHGCGRGECGSCTVLIDDVPRYACMTLAVEAANVAITTVEGLLDREQLGSVQHAFAETDAFQCGYCTPGQVMAVEGLLRAHPDPSLDEIRLGVSGNLCRCGAYSNIFKAAKQAALARRKIGGTS; translated from the coding sequence GTGAGCGGCGTCAGCCGTCGTGATTTTCTCAGCACAGCGGGGCTCGGCGTATTCGGCCTCGCAACCGTCGGTTCGTCAGTGGAAAAGGATGCGCCGGACGATGACCGTGTCGTCGCACCCGGTCAGAGGATTCCGGTCGTACTCAACATCAACGGGAAAGAGCATCGCCTGCTGGTCGAATCGCGGTGGTCTCTACTGTTCGCCCTGCGAGAACAAATTGGGCTCACCGGCTCGAAGCATGGATGCGGTCGAGGCGAGTGCGGGTCCTGTACCGTCCTCATCGACGATGTGCCTCGATACGCATGCATGACGCTCGCCGTCGAAGCAGCGAACGTCGCGATTACGACGGTTGAAGGATTGCTCGATCGGGAGCAGCTGGGCTCTGTCCAGCACGCGTTCGCAGAGACCGACGCGTTCCAGTGCGGCTATTGTACTCCCGGCCAGGTCATGGCGGTCGAAGGACTCCTGCGCGCCCATCCCGATCCCTCTCTGGACGAGATTCGACTTGGCGTGAGTGGTAATCTGTGCCGCTGCGGTGCATACTCGAATATCTTCAAGGCGGCGAAGCAGGCCGCTCTGGCCAGGCGCAAGATCGGAGGTACATCATGA
- a CDS encoding SUF system NifU family Fe-S cluster assembly protein — protein MDSELRDRYQEIILDHDRNPNNCRPLDDATHSSEGYNPICGDRYRIFVRLVDNNVADVAFDGNGCAISRASASIMTTVLAGLAVPDALARVDVAISFLTTRDQAYSEMLGDLVALEGVRRIPTRQKCAVLAWAAARSALMGLDAVSTE, from the coding sequence ATGGATTCCGAGCTAAGAGACAGATATCAGGAGATCATCCTTGACCACGATCGGAACCCGAACAATTGCCGTCCACTGGACGATGCGACCCATTCGTCGGAAGGCTACAATCCGATTTGCGGAGACCGCTACAGAATCTTCGTTCGTCTGGTCGACAACAACGTTGCTGACGTAGCGTTCGACGGCAATGGATGTGCCATCTCACGCGCCTCGGCGTCCATCATGACGACGGTGCTCGCCGGCCTCGCGGTCCCTGACGCACTGGCACGCGTCGATGTCGCGATTTCGTTCTTGACCACACGAGATCAAGCCTATTCTGAAATGCTGGGTGATCTCGTGGCCCTGGAGGGTGTGCGGCGTATCCCGACCCGGCAGAAATGTGCGGTGCTTGCGTGGGCGGCGGCCAGATCAGCACTCATGGGACTAGACGCTGTTTCAACCGAGTAG